Proteins from a genomic interval of Medicago truncatula cultivar Jemalong A17 chromosome 3, MtrunA17r5.0-ANR, whole genome shotgun sequence:
- the LOC25490433 gene encoding zinc finger CCCH domain-containing protein 53 isoform X2: MDGYEATKIVFSRIQNMDPENASKIMGLLLLQDHGEKEMIRLAFVPESLLHSVIFKARNELGISLNSPSTPQSPSPFHSSNPVPISRQNSNSSRLINSGMTLPSNLSIPNPNSASWATLSELQNHDDSPSMNNSSPFYGNGGVGNDSIDEFHLQDQLSFLNDGKNSDLFYSQSELSSSPSNGGSVGNGVDPSFFPSYGYGGGSVHRRSCSVNDAACLVSEDPNSGLGWKPCLYYARGYCKNGTSCRFLHGGFGDGGEGVPSMDGSPNKIEMMDQCHEQLLRSKSLQQQRLAAASQLMATSPFPYSPKSMSLLLQQQQLSDSQRAAAAALIMNEDLQKFGRSRLERNDFSLNNIGMMNPASRQIYLTFPADSTFKEEDVSNYFSIYGLVQDVRIPYQQKRMFGFVTFVYPETVKLILAKGNPHFVCDARVLVKPYKEKGKVPDKKHQQMERGDFSPCGTPTGLDGRDPFDLGGRMYYNTQDILWRRRLEEQADLQQALEAQSRRLMSLQLLDIKKQHQRALSSGSPIPSPTHSPNMFNHNFPFSSFHSSSESQEENGSGSGSGSASTASIPVDQQVNISVGKEAAVNGGENGNSDASGKQSSNHEESDLQECLEHNLPDSPFASPTKAIGDYMAAFNNGPNETNDSDASANSKFSTNTLLPSSSSLDMGSFKSYNCQIPRFSSGHGTIGMIAGTGGPIGI; the protein is encoded by the exons ATGGATGGTTATGAAGCTACTAAGATAGTTTTTTCAAGGATCCAAAACATGGACCCTGAAAATGCTTCAAAAATAATGGGTTTACTTCTTCTTCAAGACCATGGTGAGAAAGAAATGATTAGGTTAGCTTTTGTACCTGAATCACTTCTTCATTCAGTGATTTTCAAAGCTAGAAATGAGTTAGGAATATCTTTGAATTCTCCATCAACACCTCAATCACCTTCACCTTTTCATTCAAGTAACCCTGTCCCTATTTCAAGACAAAATTCAAACTCTTCAAGACTCATAAACAGTGGAATGACCCTTCCTTCTAATCTTAGTATCCCAAATCCAAATTCAGCTTCTTGGGCTACTTTATCTGAACTTCAAAACCATGATGATTCTccttccatgaacaattcttcACCCTTTTATGGAAATGGAGGAGTTGGTAATGATTCAATTGATGAGTTTCACCTTCAAGACCAACTCTCTTTCCTCAATGATGGAAAGAATTCAGATTTGTTTTACTCTCAGTCAGAGTTATCTTCTAGTCCTAGTAATGGTGGAAGTGTTGGTAATGGTGTTGACCCTTCATTTTTTCCATCATATGGTTATGGAGGAGGTTCAGTTCATAGAAGGAGTTGTTCTGTGAATGATGCTGCATGTTTGGTTTCTGAGGATCCTAATTCTGGTTTAGGTTGGAAACCTTGTCTTTACTATGCTAGAGGTTACTGTAAGAATGGTACTAGTTGTAGGTTTCTTCATGGTGGATTTGGAGATGGTGGTGAAGGTGTTCCTTCAATGGATGGTTCTCCTAATAAGATTGAAATGATGGATCAGTGTCATGAACAGCTTCTTAGATCTAAATCTCTTCAACAACAAAGACTTGCTGCAGCTTCTCAGCTTATGGCTACTTCACCTTTTCCTTACTCACCTAAGTCAATGAGTTTGCTTCTTCAGCAGCAACAACTAAGTGATAGTCAAAG AGCTGCTGCAGCTGCACTTATAATGAATGAAGATTTGCAGAAATTTGGAAGGTCAAGGTTAGAaagaaatgatttttctttgaaCAATATTGGAATGATGAATCCAGCTTCTAGGCAGATATACTTGACTTTTCCAGCTGATAGTACTTTCAAAGAGGAAGATGTTTCAAACTACTTCAG CATTTATGGACTTGTTCAAGATGTGAGGATTCCATATCAGCAAAAGAGGATGTTCGGATTTGTTACCTTTGTTTATCCGGAGACGGTGAAACTCATTTTAGCTAAAGGAAACCCTCATTTTGTTTGCGATGCTAGAGTGCTTGTTAAGCCTTACAAGGAGAAAGGCAAAGTCCCGGACAA AAAGCATCAACAAATGGAAAGAGGAGACTTTTCTCCTTGCGGTACTCCTACTGGACTCGATGGTAGAGATCCATTTGATCTTG GGGGGAGAATGTACTACAACACTCAAGACATTCTTTGGAGGAGGAGGTTAGAGGAACAAGCTGATTTGCAGCAAGCACTTGAGGCTCAAAGCAGAAGACTTATGAGTCTTCAACTCCTCGACATCAAAAAGCAGCACCAGCGTGCACTTTCATCGGGAAGTCCAATTCCATCCCCAACTCACTCACCTAATATGTTCAATCACAATTTcccattttcttcatttcacaGCAGCTCAGAAAGCCAAGAGG AGAATGGTTCGGGTTCGGGCTCAGGTTCTGCTAGCACTGCATCAATTCCTGTTGATCAACAAGTCAACATTTCTGTTGGCAAAGAAGCAGCAGTCAATGGAGGAGAAAATGGAAATAGTGATGCAAGTGGCAAACAAAGCTCAAATCATGAAGAAAGTGATTTACAAGAATg CTTGGAGCATAATCTCCCTGATAGCCCTTTTGCTTCCCCTACTAAAGCTATTGGTGACTACATGGCTGCTTTCAACAATGGACCTAATGAGACCAATGATTCAGATGCATCTGCCAATTCCAAATTTAGTACTAACACACTTCTTCCATCATCATCTTCCCTTGACATGGGATCTTTCAAATCCTATAACTGCCAAATACCAAG GTTCTCTTCTGGCCATGGAACCATCGGAATGATCGCCGGCACCGGTGGACCAATTGGCATTTAG
- the LOC25490434 gene encoding uncharacterized protein codes for MSLVDYASSSDDDDVPEPTEEQRNQKQKPQLPQQPQPPQNLTKSGSSSNQRLENKPQSSSSSVEKLPDASLLLNSPAVPSSLMNASDHSSRVAAAQAENASRKRDSNGKASSSNRRKVPRANPPRSRNIPETAAGMLVPPQLSGRKNVVTEDISKLFVRKH; via the exons ATGTCACTAGTTGATTACGCTTCTTCCTCAGATGATGACGACGTTCCAGAACCCACCGAAGAACAACGAAACCAAAAACAGAAACCCCAACTTCCTCAACAACCTCAACCTCCACAGAACCT GACAAAATCTGGATCATCATCCAACCAGCGGCTAGAAAATAAACCACAGTCATCTTCCTCTTCAGTGGAGAAACTTCCTGACGCTTCACTTCTATTGAATTCACCTGCTGTCCCATCGAGTTTGATGAATGCTAGTGATCACTCCTCTCGAGTTGCTGCAGCTCAGGCTGAAAATGCTTCACGTAAGAGAGACTCAAACGGAAAGGCCTCCTCTTCCAATCGTAGGAAAGTTCCTAGAGCAAACCCGCCTCGTTCAAGGAATATACCAGAAACAGCCGCTGGTATGCTGGTTCCACCTCAGCTCAGTGGAAG gaAAAACGTTGTTACTGAAGACATAAGCAAGCTATTTGTCCGAAAACATTAG
- the LOC25490433 gene encoding zinc finger CCCH domain-containing protein 53 isoform X1 produces the protein MDGYEATKIVFSRIQNMDPENASKIMGLLLLQDHGEKEMIRLAFVPESLLHSVIFKARNELGISLNSPSTPQSPSPFHSSNPVPISRQNSNSSRLINSGMTLPSNLSIPNPNSASWATLSELQNHDDSPSMNNSSPFYGNGGVGNDSIDEFHLQDQLSFLNDGKNSDLFYSQSELSSSPSNGGSVGNGVDPSFFPSYGYGGGSVHRRSCSVNDAACLVSEDPNSGLGWKPCLYYARGYCKNGTSCRFLHGGFGDGGEGVPSMDGSPNKIEMMDQCHEQLLRSKSLQQQRLAAASQLMATSPFPYSPKSMSLLLQQQQLSDSQRAAAAALIMNEDLQKFGRSRLERNDFSLNNIGMMNPASRQIYLTFPADSTFKEEDVSNYFSIYGLVQDVRIPYQQKRMFGFVTFVYPETVKLILAKGNPHFVCDARVLVKPYKEKGKVPDKYRKHQQMERGDFSPCGTPTGLDGRDPFDLGGRMYYNTQDILWRRRLEEQADLQQALEAQSRRLMSLQLLDIKKQHQRALSSGSPIPSPTHSPNMFNHNFPFSSFHSSSESQEENGSGSGSGSASTASIPVDQQVNISVGKEAAVNGGENGNSDASGKQSSNHEESDLQECLEHNLPDSPFASPTKAIGDYMAAFNNGPNETNDSDASANSKFSTNTLLPSSSSLDMGSFKSYNCQIPRFSSGHGTIGMIAGTGGPIGI, from the exons ATGGATGGTTATGAAGCTACTAAGATAGTTTTTTCAAGGATCCAAAACATGGACCCTGAAAATGCTTCAAAAATAATGGGTTTACTTCTTCTTCAAGACCATGGTGAGAAAGAAATGATTAGGTTAGCTTTTGTACCTGAATCACTTCTTCATTCAGTGATTTTCAAAGCTAGAAATGAGTTAGGAATATCTTTGAATTCTCCATCAACACCTCAATCACCTTCACCTTTTCATTCAAGTAACCCTGTCCCTATTTCAAGACAAAATTCAAACTCTTCAAGACTCATAAACAGTGGAATGACCCTTCCTTCTAATCTTAGTATCCCAAATCCAAATTCAGCTTCTTGGGCTACTTTATCTGAACTTCAAAACCATGATGATTCTccttccatgaacaattcttcACCCTTTTATGGAAATGGAGGAGTTGGTAATGATTCAATTGATGAGTTTCACCTTCAAGACCAACTCTCTTTCCTCAATGATGGAAAGAATTCAGATTTGTTTTACTCTCAGTCAGAGTTATCTTCTAGTCCTAGTAATGGTGGAAGTGTTGGTAATGGTGTTGACCCTTCATTTTTTCCATCATATGGTTATGGAGGAGGTTCAGTTCATAGAAGGAGTTGTTCTGTGAATGATGCTGCATGTTTGGTTTCTGAGGATCCTAATTCTGGTTTAGGTTGGAAACCTTGTCTTTACTATGCTAGAGGTTACTGTAAGAATGGTACTAGTTGTAGGTTTCTTCATGGTGGATTTGGAGATGGTGGTGAAGGTGTTCCTTCAATGGATGGTTCTCCTAATAAGATTGAAATGATGGATCAGTGTCATGAACAGCTTCTTAGATCTAAATCTCTTCAACAACAAAGACTTGCTGCAGCTTCTCAGCTTATGGCTACTTCACCTTTTCCTTACTCACCTAAGTCAATGAGTTTGCTTCTTCAGCAGCAACAACTAAGTGATAGTCAAAG AGCTGCTGCAGCTGCACTTATAATGAATGAAGATTTGCAGAAATTTGGAAGGTCAAGGTTAGAaagaaatgatttttctttgaaCAATATTGGAATGATGAATCCAGCTTCTAGGCAGATATACTTGACTTTTCCAGCTGATAGTACTTTCAAAGAGGAAGATGTTTCAAACTACTTCAG CATTTATGGACTTGTTCAAGATGTGAGGATTCCATATCAGCAAAAGAGGATGTTCGGATTTGTTACCTTTGTTTATCCGGAGACGGTGAAACTCATTTTAGCTAAAGGAAACCCTCATTTTGTTTGCGATGCTAGAGTGCTTGTTAAGCCTTACAAGGAGAAAGGCAAAGTCCCGGACAAGTACAG AAAGCATCAACAAATGGAAAGAGGAGACTTTTCTCCTTGCGGTACTCCTACTGGACTCGATGGTAGAGATCCATTTGATCTTG GGGGGAGAATGTACTACAACACTCAAGACATTCTTTGGAGGAGGAGGTTAGAGGAACAAGCTGATTTGCAGCAAGCACTTGAGGCTCAAAGCAGAAGACTTATGAGTCTTCAACTCCTCGACATCAAAAAGCAGCACCAGCGTGCACTTTCATCGGGAAGTCCAATTCCATCCCCAACTCACTCACCTAATATGTTCAATCACAATTTcccattttcttcatttcacaGCAGCTCAGAAAGCCAAGAGG AGAATGGTTCGGGTTCGGGCTCAGGTTCTGCTAGCACTGCATCAATTCCTGTTGATCAACAAGTCAACATTTCTGTTGGCAAAGAAGCAGCAGTCAATGGAGGAGAAAATGGAAATAGTGATGCAAGTGGCAAACAAAGCTCAAATCATGAAGAAAGTGATTTACAAGAATg CTTGGAGCATAATCTCCCTGATAGCCCTTTTGCTTCCCCTACTAAAGCTATTGGTGACTACATGGCTGCTTTCAACAATGGACCTAATGAGACCAATGATTCAGATGCATCTGCCAATTCCAAATTTAGTACTAACACACTTCTTCCATCATCATCTTCCCTTGACATGGGATCTTTCAAATCCTATAACTGCCAAATACCAAG GTTCTCTTCTGGCCATGGAACCATCGGAATGATCGCCGGCACCGGTGGACCAATTGGCATTTAG